The Benincasa hispida cultivar B227 chromosome 11, ASM972705v1, whole genome shotgun sequence genome has a segment encoding these proteins:
- the LOC120091286 gene encoding zinc transport protein ZntB isoform X1: MAFDKAVKNKYMELANAEPVANGELDEMEREPSARLLLREAGLSRTHFPGMVRKRAYIFDGNGNYYNKEWDLIEGRGKEFCWYHVELPKGNQKLAQSAQYLIDVLCPPLKLQDILSLISNGPFCGHVDGALVFRVNSPGPASSDFTFRIAARITENSVITVSLGRVPRLGFSPVGQSLLSEVPSVESPSHFRGEQREGGGIVIREHVLEFLLTMNHSEEADNPVPASLSNLVVHIIDTHMDHLQDVVTKLEIELDSVELEMDKGGFALKKQMLDDRRFPKMNLNLQRLLQVIAHGEQVYPRVKEKCSSKQWFSSEDISALEELIGRLRRLKENVGFIANRVTAIQAGLDSWQAEQINRKLYYLSFLSIIFLPLSVITGVFGMNVGGVPWTEQRNPELKEGFRNVMFLCVVMLLLVLLCFSFPALYTYLATWNRRRKMRKSWSLNRKSFLKRTVRNGVEDRGGGYLRI, from the exons ATGGCCTTTGACAAGGCTGTGAAG AACAAATACATGGAGCTTGCTAATGCGGAGCCTGTTGCTAATGGAGAATTGGATGAAATGGAGAGGGAACCTTCAGCACGTCTTCTTTTGCGGGAGGCTGGTTTGTCCCGTACGCATTTTCCGGGCATGGTGAGGAAGAGAGCTTACATATTTGATGGAAATGGCAATTACTATAACAAGGAATGGGATCTTATTGAGGGTAGGGGAAAGGAATTCTGTTGGTATCATGTTGAACTTCCAAAAGGAAATCAAAAACTGGCCCAATCTGCTCAGTATCTCATTGATGTTCTTTGCCCACCTTTGAAACTTCAAGATATTCTTTCCCTTATAAGCAATGGACCCTTTTGTGGACATGTTGATGGGGCTCTTGTCTTTAGAGTCAATTCACCTGGTCCTGCATCTAGTGACTTTACATTCAGAATTGCTGCTAGAATTACTGAGAATTCTGTCATCACCGTGTCTTTAGGCCGTGTTCCGAGATTAGGATTCTCACCGGTCGGTCAGTCTCTTCTCTCGGAGGTTCCTAGTGTGGAGAGCCCCTCCCACTTTAGAGGTGAGCAGAGAGAAGGTGGGGGCATTGTGATTAGGGAGCATGTTCTTGAATTCTTATTGACAATGAATCACTCGGAAGAGGCTGATAATCCTGTGCCAGCATCCCTCTCAAATCTGGTTGTTCATATTATTGATACACATATGGATCACCTTCAAGATGTTGTGACTAAGCTTGAGATTGAATTGGATTCCGTGGAGCTTGAAATGGATAAAG GTGGATTCGCCTTAAAAAAGCAAATGCTCGATGACCGAAGATTCCCCAAAATGAACCTTAATTTGCAGCGGCTCCTGCAG GTGATTGCACATGGGGAACAAGTCTATCCACGAGTAAAAGAGAAGTGTTCATCTAAACAATGGTTTTCTAGTGAAGACATCAGTGCACTTGAGGAACTAATCGGACGATTAAGACGGTTGAAAGAGAATGTGGGATTTATAGCGAACCGTGTCACTGCTATTCAGGCTGGCCTTGATAGCTGGCAAGCCGAGCAAATTAACAGGAAACTCTATTATCTATCATTTCTTTCAATCATATTCTTACCTTTATCCGTCATTACTGGAG TATTTGGCATGAATGTTGGTGGAGTACCATGGACCGAGCAGAGAAATCCAGAGTTGAAAGAGGGATTTCGCAACGTAATGTTTCTCTGCGTCGTAATGCTACTACTGGTGCTGCTCTGCTTCAGTTTCCCCGCTCTTTATACCTACTTAGCGACGTGGAACCGGCGTAGAAAGATGAGAAAGAGCTGGTCTCTCAACAGAAAGTCTTTTCTGAAGAGAACTGTGAGAAATGGGGTTGAAGACAGGGGAGGAGGCTATCTTCGGAtttga
- the LOC120091286 gene encoding zinc transport protein ZntB isoform X2: MELANAEPVANGELDEMEREPSARLLLREAGLSRTHFPGMVRKRAYIFDGNGNYYNKEWDLIEGRGKEFCWYHVELPKGNQKLAQSAQYLIDVLCPPLKLQDILSLISNGPFCGHVDGALVFRVNSPGPASSDFTFRIAARITENSVITVSLGRVPRLGFSPVGQSLLSEVPSVESPSHFRGEQREGGGIVIREHVLEFLLTMNHSEEADNPVPASLSNLVVHIIDTHMDHLQDVVTKLEIELDSVELEMDKGGFALKKQMLDDRRFPKMNLNLQRLLQVIAHGEQVYPRVKEKCSSKQWFSSEDISALEELIGRLRRLKENVGFIANRVTAIQAGLDSWQAEQINRKLYYLSFLSIIFLPLSVITGVFGMNVGGVPWTEQRNPELKEGFRNVMFLCVVMLLLVLLCFSFPALYTYLATWNRRRKMRKSWSLNRKSFLKRTVRNGVEDRGGGYLRI; the protein is encoded by the exons ATGGAGCTTGCTAATGCGGAGCCTGTTGCTAATGGAGAATTGGATGAAATGGAGAGGGAACCTTCAGCACGTCTTCTTTTGCGGGAGGCTGGTTTGTCCCGTACGCATTTTCCGGGCATGGTGAGGAAGAGAGCTTACATATTTGATGGAAATGGCAATTACTATAACAAGGAATGGGATCTTATTGAGGGTAGGGGAAAGGAATTCTGTTGGTATCATGTTGAACTTCCAAAAGGAAATCAAAAACTGGCCCAATCTGCTCAGTATCTCATTGATGTTCTTTGCCCACCTTTGAAACTTCAAGATATTCTTTCCCTTATAAGCAATGGACCCTTTTGTGGACATGTTGATGGGGCTCTTGTCTTTAGAGTCAATTCACCTGGTCCTGCATCTAGTGACTTTACATTCAGAATTGCTGCTAGAATTACTGAGAATTCTGTCATCACCGTGTCTTTAGGCCGTGTTCCGAGATTAGGATTCTCACCGGTCGGTCAGTCTCTTCTCTCGGAGGTTCCTAGTGTGGAGAGCCCCTCCCACTTTAGAGGTGAGCAGAGAGAAGGTGGGGGCATTGTGATTAGGGAGCATGTTCTTGAATTCTTATTGACAATGAATCACTCGGAAGAGGCTGATAATCCTGTGCCAGCATCCCTCTCAAATCTGGTTGTTCATATTATTGATACACATATGGATCACCTTCAAGATGTTGTGACTAAGCTTGAGATTGAATTGGATTCCGTGGAGCTTGAAATGGATAAAG GTGGATTCGCCTTAAAAAAGCAAATGCTCGATGACCGAAGATTCCCCAAAATGAACCTTAATTTGCAGCGGCTCCTGCAG GTGATTGCACATGGGGAACAAGTCTATCCACGAGTAAAAGAGAAGTGTTCATCTAAACAATGGTTTTCTAGTGAAGACATCAGTGCACTTGAGGAACTAATCGGACGATTAAGACGGTTGAAAGAGAATGTGGGATTTATAGCGAACCGTGTCACTGCTATTCAGGCTGGCCTTGATAGCTGGCAAGCCGAGCAAATTAACAGGAAACTCTATTATCTATCATTTCTTTCAATCATATTCTTACCTTTATCCGTCATTACTGGAG TATTTGGCATGAATGTTGGTGGAGTACCATGGACCGAGCAGAGAAATCCAGAGTTGAAAGAGGGATTTCGCAACGTAATGTTTCTCTGCGTCGTAATGCTACTACTGGTGCTGCTCTGCTTCAGTTTCCCCGCTCTTTATACCTACTTAGCGACGTGGAACCGGCGTAGAAAGATGAGAAAGAGCTGGTCTCTCAACAGAAAGTCTTTTCTGAAGAGAACTGTGAGAAATGGGGTTGAAGACAGGGGAGGAGGCTATCTTCGGAtttga